A region of the Fusobacteria bacterium ZRK30 genome:
TACGATTTGTCAGAGGATTTATCCTATAATCAGCCGCTCCTTTAAAGTCAGCCCTTTCCAGGTTACATCTGTCAAAAGATGAACCCTCTAAATTTGAGTTATTGAAAGCAGCCTGACTCAGGTTAGTTTCAAAGAATAGACATTCCTTTAAAGTTGAATTTGAAAAATCTGTTTTATTCAGATCTAATTTACTGAGATCGCAATACTTTAAATAGGAATCAGTAAATGAGACTTCAACTATAAATTTATTGATAAGACTTAGATTGATACTGATAAGTTCAGAATTTTCAAAATTAAGGTCTATAAATTTAGAATCCTGGAAGGTGGAAGAAGTTAACTGGCAGGATTTAAAGGTACAATTTTCCAGTGTAGTTCCATTAAAACTTATCCTATCAAAAGTTATACCTTTAAAAATACAGCTTAAAAATTCACTATTTTCAAAAACTAACAGAGCTATATCTTCTTTGGTAAAGATCATATCTTCGTAATACATATATCACTTCCTTTAATATAATTTAAATCTTGTATATATAATTATTTTTTAATTAATTTATTGTATAGAAATTATATCATTTCCTTTAAATTATATCTATTTTCTTGTTTTAATATCATATTCTCTATTATTTTCTAGGTATAGAAAAAAATTAATAAAGATTATATATTTAAATAGTTGATTTCAACCAAAATTCATATACATTTCCATAGATTAAATTTAATTTCATAAAAAATAAAAGTAATTTATGAAAAATTAAGAATATTCGAAAATAGAGATAAAAAATATAGTTAGGTGAATAATTAAAATTAAATAGTCTGTTTCACAGGGACTAGTCCGTCTAAAAAAGAGTTTTATTTCATTTTTCTGTAATAAAAGTTATTTAAGTGATTGTTTTCTTAAGTAAAACATCACTATTTTAAACTTAATTTAAGTTTTTTAGGAATAACTTGTATTTTAAAACAAAACAAAATGCAAGTTATGTTACAGATAAACGAACTTTCGTGTCAAAATATAGGTTCTTGACTTAAAACCGAAAGAAGGTTATCATTATTGTACAATATAGTGAAAATTAACTTTATTGAAATTTAAGGAGGAAAGAAATGAACGAGAAGAAACATCAATTTAAACCTTTTGTATCTATGGATACAGCGATGTCTGAAACTACAGCAGTTTCTATAGGATTAGGAATCTTATTTGCAGTAATATTTGCAGCATCAAATGTATATTTAGGATTAAAGACTGGATTAACAATTGCAGCAGCAATTCCAGCTTCAATATTAGGAACAGGAATATTAAAGGCTGTATTTAGAAAGGATTCTATATTAGAAGCTAACTTAGTGGCTTCAGTAGCCGCAGTAGGAGAATCTATCGCAGGTGGAATTATCTTTACATTACCAGCTATTATTATATGGGGACATGATTTAAGCATGGTTTCTATAGCTATCATAACTATATTAGGTGGATTAATCGGAACTTTATTCGTAATTCCATTTAGAGAATATCTAATAGTTGAGGAACACGGAGTATTAATGTTCCCTGAATCAGTTGCAGCTTATGAGATTCTGGTAAATGCCAATAAAGGTGGAGAAGGATTTAAAACTGTATTGAAAGGTTTAGGAATGGGTGGAGCTTTCAAATTCCTATCTGGTGGATTAGGACTTTGGTCAGAAGGACCAGTTTGGGCTATCACAAAGTTAGGAACAGCTTTTGGATTTAATGCAGTAGCATCATTATTAGGTGTAGGATTTATCGTAGGAACTGGAGTAGCTATCTTAATGTTCTCTGGAGCATTATTAGCATGGTTTGGCTTCATACCATTAATCAAATTTATAGGTTCAGGAGCTACAACTCCTATATTCCCGGCAACTCAATTAATATCAGAGATGTCAGCTATAGCTATCTGGTCTAACTATATTAGATATATAGGAGCAGGAGCAGTAGCAACAGGTGGATTTATCTCATTAGCTAAATCAGCACCAGCTATCATCAGCTCTTTCAAAGAAGCTATGAAAGGTTTAAAAGCAGAAAAAACTGCTCATAAAGTTGAGAGACAACACATCGATACTCCACTAACATTTGTTGGAGCAGGAGCTATCGCAGTATTCTTAATAGTATGGTTATTACCATTATCAGCAGGAATACCTAAAGTAGGATTTATCGTATCATTCTTAGTAATATTCTTTTCATTCTTTTTCGGTGTAGTATCTGCAAGAATGACAGGAATCATGGGTGCATCAAATAACCCTGTATCTGGAATGACTATCGCTTCATTATTAGTAATCGCATCAGTTATCAAAGCAACTGGTGTAAACCCTGAATTAGGAAAAATCATGGCTATCATAGCTGCTGGTGTAGTTTGTATCTCAATTGCAACTTCTGGTGGAGTAGCACAAAGTTTAAAGCATACATACTTAATTGGTGGAACACCAAAGAAAATAGAGTGGTCAATGTTTGCTGGATTAGTAGTATCAGCATTTGCAGCTGGTGGAGTAGTACTTATGCTGCATAAAGCTTTCGGATTAGGATCGGCAGACGTTCCTGCACCTCAAGCTGGATTGATGAGAATGTTATCTGAAGGTGTTATGACAGGAGAGATCCCTTGGACATTGGTTATCATCGGTGTAGTTATCGGTATAGTTATTAACTTCTTAGGATTATCTATCTTACCTATCGCTTTAGGATTATACTTACCAATTCAATTATCAGCTGCTATCTTAACTGGAGCATTAGTAAGAGAAGTTGTTGAGATGAAATTTAAGAAAAATAAAACAGAGCAAAAAGGAAGAATAGAGAAAGGTATCTTATTATCTTCTGGATTAGTTGCCGGAGATGCTTTAATCGGTATATTACTAGCGGTATTCATCACTTTAGGAAAAGACTTATCTGCATTCGGAAGAAAATTTGGAGCTATCACTACAAATTCTACTGTAGGATTTGTAATCTTCTTAGCGTTAGCTATCTGGATCTATACTCAAGTAGTTTCTGGAAAAGCTTCGGATGAACAACTACCTGAATAATAAAAATTAATAAGCTACATTGAGAATAAGGAGCAAAAATGAAAAAAAATGAAGAAAATTTTCTAGATATTGTCCCTGTAAAACTTCATTTGGATTGTAAAAGGCAGGATGGAAACATCCATCTTGTCTTTACCCATACTAGTTTTCTTCAAAAGACTTTGAGGTGGATGACCAAAAAATCTAATACCAGTACCCTGGAATTGGATGGATTAGGTAGTTTAGTCTGGGAGAATATCGATGGAAAAAATACAATATATGACATCATTAATATTCTTTTGGAAACAGAGGAAGATACATATGAATCTATGCAAGAAAGAGTATTTATGTTTATCAGAATATTAAAAAATAGAAAAATAATTGCTTTTAAAGAATTTGATTAAAAGCAAAAAACTCCTCCAAAACACAGTTTTGGAGGAGTTTTTTTATCTACATTTTAACCTTAATTTTAATTGAACCATCCTTTGATTCCTTTAAATATCTTTTCAGTGATTGTATCAGGAACCTGTCCCTTTTTAAATAAGACTTCCCTTCTGAATTCCTTGGAAGCTCTCTTTATCTCTCCACTCCGGAGATCAATACTTCTACTGACTAATTCATCACTCTTGATATTTTCATCTATAAAATCAAATGAGGAAGGGTTATATATTCCCTTATCGATCATTGTCTGATAGTAGTTTTTCCATAGAGGAACTGCCATACGTCCACCGGAGGAGCTCTTTGGCATAGGAGTATTGTCATCATAGCCCATATATACTACAGTGACATAGTCAGGGGTGAATCCGGCATACCAGGCAGATCTAAAGTCGTTGGAAGTTCCTGTTTTTCCACCCTGATCCACATTAAATCCAAGACGTGAGTTTAATTTTGCTCCCCTTCCAGACCCATGTTCTACTACTTTTTCAAGCATATAGGTCATGAGGGAGGTATCTATTGAATCATAGACATTTTTGCCCTTTAAATCTTCATTTTCATAGATAATATTTCCATCTGTATCTTCAATTCGAGTAATAAAGGAATTTCTATGTGCAATACCACCATTAGCAAATGGAAGGTATGAACTAGCTAACTCCAATGGGGTAGCACTGGTAGAACCTAGAGCTATTGTAAGATCTCTGGTAAATTCTACATTTACTCCTGTCTTATTAAAATTATCTATGACATCATCTATTCCCACATCGTTTAACAGCTTTACAGCTACTGTATTAATTGATTTTTCCAGGGATTGTATGAGGGTAATGTTTTTATACTTGGCATTACTATAGTTTTTAGGAGACCAGTTACCATATTTGGTATTGGAAGCATCTATAATTTGATTCATAGTATACCCCTTTTCCAGGGCTGTATAATATATAAATGGTTTAAAGGTTGATCCAACCTGCCTTTTAGCATGGATACCACGATTAAAGTTACCGGATCTATAACCCTTTCCTCCTATGATACTCCTAACTTCCCCTGTCTTGGCATCCAAAGTAACCATGGCACCCTGGAGCTTTTTATCGGATTTAAATTTTGAATAACTTTCAAAGGTGTCCTTTGCAATTTTCTGCATCTCATTATCTAAAGTAGTATATACTTTGAATCCACCCCGGGAAAAGGTAGAGGGATCCACCAGATCGGCGAGCTTTTCTTCGACTATATCCATAAAGTCGGGAGCTTTGGTAGATTCTCTTTTTCTTCTTCCGTCTTTTACGATGACAGTTATATCTCTGTCAGGAAAAAAAGTTTTTTTGTAGTCAGCTTCCATAACAAATTTATGTTTTATAGCTGAATCATACTGATTTTGAGAGATATAATTTTGATTTAGCATAAGTTTTAAAATAAGGTGGGCTCTCTTCATGGCAGCTTTTAAATTTTTTCTGGGATTATACATGTTAGGTCTATTGGGAATACCAGCCAGCATAGCACTTTCAGCCAGGTTTATCTTTGAAATATCTTTATTAAATATATCTTTGGCAGCTTCCCTGACCCCATAGGACCCGGAACCAAAATAGATCTCATTGAGATATTTTTCCAAGATCTCATCTTTAGAATAAACTCTTTCGATCTCCAATGTTATGATAACCTCTTTAAATTTACGACTGAATGTACGTTCATTGGATAAAAAGGCGTTTTTAGCCAGTTGTTGTGAGATTGTACTTCCCCCTTGGGCGATCCTTCCTCTGGAAAGGTTTACCAGAACTGCTTTTCCAAGACGCCATATGTCTACTCCATGGTGGGAATAAAATCTTCTGTCCTCAACAGAGATAAAGGCTTTTTGAAGATAATCAGGGATCTCCTCAATATCAGCACTTTCACCTTTTTGTTTAGACAGGTAATCTACAATCTGTTGATCCTTATCATAGATTATAATTGGTTCCGAAGCTGTGTAGGAGGTTATTTTTCCTTTGACACTAAAATATGTGATGGTTGTTAATGCTGTGAGACATAATATTAGCCCCAGGATGGCAATAAATATATTTTTCCTTTGTTTTTTCAAAAAATTGCTGATTTTTTTTACATAGTTCATTGAATAATCATTCCCTTTATTTTATTTTTATCAACTATATTATATCATGAATATAATAAAAAAGGAGTCAGACATTTGTCTGACTCCTCGGTCTTTGTTTGAGTTATTCAACGTTAAATTCTTTTTTAGAAAGAACGTTGTCATCCTCACCGACTACCTCTACACTCCATTTCCCGGATAAAAATAAATTTTTTCTGGACCAGGTTCTCCACCTAGGTCCTGAAATTTTTAACGGAACACTGGCCATAAGGGTTTTTTCCCCATCTTCTTCTAGAAGGTACCAATTGTGATAGATAGTTTTTTCTGCCCCTATATCTTTAAATTCAGTATAAAAATAACCCTGGGAATACAGCTTAAAGGTATCCATTATTTTTACCGGTTCTTTTTCTGCAATTTCATTGGTTAAAACTGCTCTGCTGAGATAATAAGAACTTTCCCCATTGGGTTTTCCATAGGCTGCAAGAGTCCCAAGAATAATTAGTATACATATCAATAATTTTTTCATAATTTTCTCCCCCTTTGAAATATTTATTATATAAATTTAATCTGAATATAATTTACAGATATTCATTCTATTAATATTTTAGCCTTAAATCAAAAGTTTTACAAGTGTTTCTAAAGAATTAAGAAAAACTTATATTTTTATTAATTCTTTACAGTTGTGGTAAAAAAACTTGTAAATATTCTATTTACGTTATATAATCTTTTCATAAAGTTTGTTAGTCAAAGCTTTTTATTGTGGCTTACAAATTAAAATATTATCAGGAGGAAAGAAATGAAAAAAATTATACCGTTTATATTATTATCTGCCGGTTTATTAACTGGATGTTTTAAAGGAAAAGAAGAAGTAAAAACTGTTGAAGAAACAAAAGTACCAAAGGCTACAAAAGAATTAAATATATATACAGAAAGACATTATGACATAGACAAAGAATTGATTGCAGAATTTGAAAAAGAGACTGGAGTTACTGTAAATGTAGCTAAAGCCGGGGCAGACGAACTGTTAAAAAAGTTAGAGATAGAAGGAGCTGATACTCCTGCTGACCTATTCATTACTAAAGATGCAGCAAGGCTTGGGAGAGCAAAAGATTTAGGATTATTACAACAAATAAAAGATAAAGAAGTATTGGAATTAGTTCCTGCAAACATAAGAGATAAGGACAACTACTGGACTTCATTTACTTACAGAGCCAGAATATTTGCATACAACAAAGAAACTACAGATCCTTCTATATTTTCTACATATGAAGATTTAGCTGATCCTAAGTGGAATGGAAAAGTGTTAGTTAGAAGTTCAACAAACTCATATAATCAGGCATTGATAGCTTCTATGATAGCTGCTAATGGTGAAGAGGCAACTAGAGAATGGATCCAGGGGTTAGTAGCTAATATGGCAAGGGAACCTAAGGGTAATGACAGAGACCAAAGTAAAGCAGTAATTGCCGGAATTGGAGAAGTTGCTATTATGAACTCTTACTATCTTGGAAAAATGATCCACTCAGCAGATCCTGAAGAGAGAAAAGTTGGGGAACAAATAGCTATATTCTTCCCTAATCAAGATGGCAGAGGAACTCATATCAACGTAAGTGGAATGGGAATTACAAAATATTCAAAAAATATTGTAAATGCTGAAAGATTCATAAAGTTTTTCTTAAATGAAAAATCACAAAGTAGATTTACAAATGAAAACTATGAATACCCTTCAAATAAAAACGTAGCAGTAAACGGTACAGTTAAGTCATGGGGAGATTTCAAAGTAGACAGCTTAACTTTATCTGAGTTAGGAAAGAACTTTAAAAAAGGAACGATCATAGCCGATGAGGAAGGTTGGAAATAAGCCAATGAATTTAAAACTTTTAAAGAGGAATCTAAATATTAATTTAGATTCCTGGCTTTTTATAAGCATAATTTTGTCGTTTTTCTTGTTAGCTCCCATTATAACTCTATTTACAAGTTTAGCGACTCAAAATATAGAAACTTTTATCCATATAGCTGAAACTCTTTTACCTGAGTATATAAGAAACAGCTCTATAATAGCATTATTTACCGGTTTATTTACCATGATTATAGGGGTATCTACAGCCTGGATTTTGACTATGTATGAGTTTAAATTTTCTAAACTATTTCATGTGGGGTTAATTTTACCCTTGGCAATACCCAGTTATATAGCAGGATATGTCTATTCAGGGATCTTTTCCTATACAGGGATAATCAGCAGAACAGCCAGGAATTTATTTGGATACAATTTAAATTTAGATATTATGAACATATATGGTGTGATATTTATCTTTACATTTTTTCTCTATCCCTATGTGTTTATCATAGCCAGATCATTTTTCGCCAAACAATCGTTATCTATGCTAGAATCAGCTAAGGTACTGGGAAAATCGGATACACAGACATTTTTTTTAGTGGTATTACCCATGGCAAGAACAGCTATTATTGGAGGAGTTACCCTGGTTATAATGGAGGTTTTAAGTGCCTTTGGATTGCCTAGTTATTTTGGTGTTCAGACCTTTAGTACAGGTATATTCAGGACATGGCTCACATTAGGAGATACCGATGCAGCTATAAATTTAGCTATTATTCTTATGGGACTTATCTTTACAATAATCTTTATAGAGAGAAAATCCAGGGGAAGAAAACAGTATTCTTTTACTAATACTAAGATAAAGCCGATAAATAAAAAGTCACTTTCAACTAAGCATAGTGTTATAGCAATTATTGTCTGTATGATCCCTGTATTATTTGGATTCATCATACCTCTGATGCAGCTATTTTCATGGTCACTCATGACCTATAAAGAGGTTATAGATGGAAAATTGATAAAAATAATAATGAATACATTTTTTATAGCTATCATAGGAGCAGTCCTTGCAACTATAATAGCAGTTATTATATCCAATACATCCAGGTTGAAAAAAGGAAAGATATCTAAATTCTTATCTAAATTAACTACGATAGGGTACTCTATTCCAGGGGCAGTTATAGCCATTGGAGTTATGACATTTTTTATCTTTATAGACAGAAAAATTTTAGGAGAAAGAGTATTCTATGGCACTTTATTTTTAATGGTCTTTGCTTATGTAATAAGATATTTAGCTGTGGCATACAATAGTATAGAGAGTGGATTTGATAAGATTGGAATGAAGTTTCACGAAGCTTCCAGGAGTCTGGGAGAAGGGAAAACCAAAACATTTTTTAGGGTAGATCTGCCTATGAT
Encoded here:
- a CDS encoding pentapeptide repeat-containing protein, coding for MYYEDMIFTKEDIALLVFENSEFLSCIFKGITFDRISFNGTTLENCTFKSCQLTSSTFQDSKFIDLNFENSELISINLSLINKFIVEVSFTDSYLKYCDLSKLDLNKTDFSNSTLKECLFFETNLSQAAFNNSNLEGSSFDRCNLERADFKGAADYRINPLTNRIKGAKFSLPDLVGLVRDFDIKIV
- a CDS encoding oligopeptide transporter, OPT family, which codes for MNEKKHQFKPFVSMDTAMSETTAVSIGLGILFAVIFAASNVYLGLKTGLTIAAAIPASILGTGILKAVFRKDSILEANLVASVAAVGESIAGGIIFTLPAIIIWGHDLSMVSIAIITILGGLIGTLFVIPFREYLIVEEHGVLMFPESVAAYEILVNANKGGEGFKTVLKGLGMGGAFKFLSGGLGLWSEGPVWAITKLGTAFGFNAVASLLGVGFIVGTGVAILMFSGALLAWFGFIPLIKFIGSGATTPIFPATQLISEMSAIAIWSNYIRYIGAGAVATGGFISLAKSAPAIISSFKEAMKGLKAEKTAHKVERQHIDTPLTFVGAGAIAVFLIVWLLPLSAGIPKVGFIVSFLVIFFSFFFGVVSARMTGIMGASNNPVSGMTIASLLVIASVIKATGVNPELGKIMAIIAAGVVCISIATSGGVAQSLKHTYLIGGTPKKIEWSMFAGLVVSAFAAGGVVLMLHKAFGLGSADVPAPQAGLMRMLSEGVMTGEIPWTLVIIGVVIGIVINFLGLSILPIALGLYLPIQLSAAILTGALVREVVEMKFKKNKTEQKGRIEKGILLSSGLVAGDALIGILLAVFITLGKDLSAFGRKFGAITTNSTVGFVIFLALAIWIYTQVVSGKASDEQLPE
- a CDS encoding PqqD family protein; amino-acid sequence: MKKNEENFLDIVPVKLHLDCKRQDGNIHLVFTHTSFLQKTLRWMTKKSNTSTLELDGLGSLVWENIDGKNTIYDIINILLETEEDTYESMQERVFMFIRILKNRKIIAFKEFD
- a CDS encoding PBP1A family penicillin-binding protein, whose protein sequence is MNYVKKISNFLKKQRKNIFIAILGLILCLTALTTITYFSVKGKITSYTASEPIIIYDKDQQIVDYLSKQKGESADIEEIPDYLQKAFISVEDRRFYSHHGVDIWRLGKAVLVNLSRGRIAQGGSTISQQLAKNAFLSNERTFSRKFKEVIITLEIERVYSKDEILEKYLNEIYFGSGSYGVREAAKDIFNKDISKINLAESAMLAGIPNRPNMYNPRKNLKAAMKRAHLILKLMLNQNYISQNQYDSAIKHKFVMEADYKKTFFPDRDITVIVKDGRRKRESTKAPDFMDIVEEKLADLVDPSTFSRGGFKVYTTLDNEMQKIAKDTFESYSKFKSDKKLQGAMVTLDAKTGEVRSIIGGKGYRSGNFNRGIHAKRQVGSTFKPFIYYTALEKGYTMNQIIDASNTKYGNWSPKNYSNAKYKNITLIQSLEKSINTVAVKLLNDVGIDDVIDNFNKTGVNVEFTRDLTIALGSTSATPLELASSYLPFANGGIAHRNSFITRIEDTDGNIIYENEDLKGKNVYDSIDTSLMTYMLEKVVEHGSGRGAKLNSRLGFNVDQGGKTGTSNDFRSAWYAGFTPDYVTVVYMGYDDNTPMPKSSSGGRMAVPLWKNYYQTMIDKGIYNPSSFDFIDENIKSDELVSRSIDLRSGEIKRASKEFRREVLFKKGQVPDTITEKIFKGIKGWFN
- a CDS encoding DUF2914 domain-containing protein — encoded protein: MKKLLICILIILGTLAAYGKPNGESSYYLSRAVLTNEIAEKEPVKIMDTFKLYSQGYFYTEFKDIGAEKTIYHNWYLLEEDGEKTLMASVPLKISGPRWRTWSRKNLFLSGKWSVEVVGEDDNVLSKKEFNVE
- a CDS encoding Fe(3+) ABC transporter substrate-binding protein, with amino-acid sequence MKKIIPFILLSAGLLTGCFKGKEEVKTVEETKVPKATKELNIYTERHYDIDKELIAEFEKETGVTVNVAKAGADELLKKLEIEGADTPADLFITKDAARLGRAKDLGLLQQIKDKEVLELVPANIRDKDNYWTSFTYRARIFAYNKETTDPSIFSTYEDLADPKWNGKVLVRSSTNSYNQALIASMIAANGEEATREWIQGLVANMAREPKGNDRDQSKAVIAGIGEVAIMNSYYLGKMIHSADPEERKVGEQIAIFFPNQDGRGTHINVSGMGITKYSKNIVNAERFIKFFLNEKSQSRFTNENYEYPSNKNVAVNGTVKSWGDFKVDSLTLSELGKNFKKGTIIADEEGWK
- a CDS encoding iron ABC transporter permease; the encoded protein is MNLKLLKRNLNINLDSWLFISIILSFFLLAPIITLFTSLATQNIETFIHIAETLLPEYIRNSSIIALFTGLFTMIIGVSTAWILTMYEFKFSKLFHVGLILPLAIPSYIAGYVYSGIFSYTGIISRTARNLFGYNLNLDIMNIYGVIFIFTFFLYPYVFIIARSFFAKQSLSMLESAKVLGKSDTQTFFLVVLPMARTAIIGGVTLVIMEVLSAFGLPSYFGVQTFSTGIFRTWLTLGDTDAAINLAIILMGLIFTIIFIERKSRGRKQYSFTNTKIKPINKKSLSTKHSVIAIIVCMIPVLFGFIIPLMQLFSWSLMTYKEVIDGKLIKIIMNTFFIAIIGAVLATIIAVIISNTSRLKKGKISKFLSKLTTIGYSIPGAVIAIGVMTFFIFIDRKILGERVFYGTLFLMVFAYVIRYLAVAYNSIESGFDKIGMKFHEASRSLGEGKTKTFFRVDLPMIKGSVIGAVILTFLEIIKELPLTLILRPFNFQTLSAYAKQYADDEMVQHSAIPSIILILIGIIIILFFEIINKKKEK